The following are from one region of the Chromobacterium phragmitis genome:
- a CDS encoding DUF1345 domain-containing protein, which yields MTSVLRRFVLLRMVMARPRLAWSALFGGLTILALPQVAAVHEVTRYIVGWNAGAWLYLALAGWMMFGPRRQSIRHWARVEDEGQWLVLLLVCLAAAASLSAIVMELAVVKDMHGWQRAGHIALAVLTLLSSWAFTHVMFALHYARAFYAREAHGLPGGLEFPGTRQPDYDDFLYFAFIIGTSGQTADVSFTDGSQRRAGAVHCVLAFFFNATVLALMINIAAGLI from the coding sequence ATGACTAGCGTGTTGCGCCGTTTTGTTTTGTTGCGCATGGTGATGGCGCGCCCCAGGCTGGCCTGGTCGGCGCTGTTCGGCGGCTTGACCATTTTGGCATTGCCGCAGGTGGCGGCGGTGCACGAGGTCACGCGCTACATCGTAGGCTGGAACGCAGGCGCCTGGCTGTATCTCGCGCTGGCGGGGTGGATGATGTTCGGCCCGAGGCGCCAATCGATACGGCATTGGGCCCGGGTGGAGGACGAGGGGCAGTGGCTGGTGCTGCTGCTGGTGTGCCTGGCGGCGGCGGCCAGCCTGTCGGCCATCGTGATGGAGCTGGCGGTGGTGAAGGACATGCATGGCTGGCAGCGCGCCGGGCATATCGCGCTGGCGGTGCTGACGCTGCTGTCGTCCTGGGCCTTCACCCATGTGATGTTCGCGCTGCACTACGCGCGCGCCTTCTACGCCAGAGAGGCGCATGGCCTGCCGGGCGGGTTGGAGTTTCCCGGCACCCGACAGCCGGATTACGACGATTTCCTCTATTTCGCCTTCATCATCGGCACATCCGGCCAGACCGCCGACGTCAGCTTCACCGATGGCAGCCAGCGCCGCGCCGGCGCCGTGCACTGCGTGCTGGCCTTTTTCTTCAACGCCACGGTGCTGGCCTTGATGATCAATATCGCGGCTGGCTTGATCTGA
- the treR gene encoding trehalose operon repressor, giving the protein MNKYHQIYSDIVADIDNRRYAQGERIPSESELMHSYDASRGTVRKAVDMLQERGYVQKIHGKGMFVLKPGNIEFQLSGIVSFQEMNERMGRKVVSQVAELAQLPADAALAQATGLAEGTGMVKIKRVRNIDGENVILDINHFVAGLVPGLNADIAAGSIYRYIEQDLGLTISYAQRIIEAQPCSDDDRRYLDLNGMDHVIVVKNLTHLYDGRLFEYTESRHRLDKFYFTDIARR; this is encoded by the coding sequence GTGAACAAATACCATCAGATCTATTCCGACATCGTCGCCGACATCGACAACCGGCGTTACGCCCAGGGCGAGCGCATCCCATCCGAATCCGAGCTGATGCACAGCTACGACGCCAGCCGCGGCACCGTGCGCAAGGCGGTGGACATGCTGCAGGAACGCGGCTATGTGCAGAAAATCCACGGCAAGGGCATGTTCGTGCTCAAGCCGGGCAATATCGAATTCCAGCTCAGCGGCATCGTCAGCTTCCAGGAAATGAACGAGCGCATGGGGCGCAAGGTGGTGTCGCAAGTGGCGGAGCTGGCGCAGCTGCCAGCCGACGCGGCGCTGGCCCAGGCCACCGGCCTGGCGGAGGGCACCGGCATGGTCAAGATCAAGCGGGTGCGCAATATCGACGGCGAGAACGTGATCCTGGACATCAACCACTTTGTCGCCGGCCTGGTGCCGGGCCTGAACGCGGACATCGCCGCCGGCTCCATCTACCGCTACATCGAGCAGGATCTGGGGCTGACCATCAGCTACGCCCAGCGCATCATCGAAGCCCAGCCCTGCAGCGACGACGACCGCCGCTACCTGGACCTGAACGGCATGGACCACGTCATCGTGGTCAAAAACCTGACCCACCTCTACGACGGCCGGCTGTTCGAGTACACCGAATCGCGGCATAGGCTGGATAAGTTCTATTTCACGGATATTGCCAGGCGCTAG
- a CDS encoding 4-fold beta flower protein, whose protein sequence is MLFALFDKDCDLVGWIKPNEHVFDTDMNWVAFIANNHAWSAESGNWLGPVKGLLCLDTGGKPVAWNPKEGVRGTAGLAKPAKAAKAAKPAKPAKPAKPARPAKPTAPAGGWSQRSFFSWLDQ, encoded by the coding sequence ATGCTGTTCGCGCTTTTTGACAAAGACTGTGACTTGGTCGGCTGGATTAAGCCCAATGAGCATGTCTTTGACACTGACATGAACTGGGTGGCGTTCATAGCCAATAATCACGCGTGGTCCGCAGAATCCGGAAACTGGCTCGGCCCCGTAAAAGGTCTGTTATGCCTCGACACTGGAGGCAAGCCGGTCGCTTGGAATCCTAAGGAAGGTGTTCGCGGTACAGCGGGACTGGCAAAACCTGCGAAGGCTGCAAAGGCCGCGAAGCCGGCCAAACCTGCGAAGCCAGCCAAGCCAGCTCGCCCTGCCAAACCTACAGCGCCAGCAGGCGGCTGGTCTCAACGCTCGTTTTTCAGCTGGCTCGATCAATAG
- the treP gene encoding PTS system trehalose-specific EIIBC component — MSHDYQAIAARILENIGGADNIRQAAHCLTRLRISLHDESKVNGDALRQVALVKGHFSNAGVFQIVIGSGDVDRVYAEMVKQGGVARATIADVKASGDAKQNRLQQLVKVFSDVFMPILPAIVIAGLLMGANNLLGAKGMFIEGKSLLDAYPGLSGLWGLINMMANTSFVFLPALVGWSAAKRFGGSEILGIVLGLLLVHPDLLNAWNYGKAAAGLDGASVPYFDLFGLHIEKVGYQGQILPILAAAWVMCRVELWLKPRVPNAVQLLVVPIVTIAVSGFLALAVIGPLARHLGIAVTDALVYVFNLVPWLGAALFGALYAPLVLTGMHHMFIAVDLQLIASQGGTFIWPMIALSNIAQGSAALAMFWLARNSNDKNMASTSAVSAFFGITEPAMFGVNLRHKLPFYAALAGSACAAVLISLGHVKASAIGVGGLPAFISIIPQYIPLFLAGMLVALIVPFGLTWLLARRQLAAAAKEEAAQHA, encoded by the coding sequence ATGAGTCACGACTATCAGGCGATCGCCGCGCGGATACTGGAAAACATCGGCGGCGCGGACAATATCCGCCAGGCTGCGCACTGCCTCACCCGGCTGCGCATCTCTTTGCACGATGAATCCAAGGTGAATGGAGACGCGCTGCGCCAGGTGGCGCTGGTGAAGGGGCACTTCAGCAATGCCGGGGTATTTCAGATCGTCATCGGCTCCGGCGATGTGGACCGCGTCTACGCCGAGATGGTGAAGCAGGGCGGGGTGGCCCGCGCCACCATCGCCGACGTCAAGGCCAGCGGCGACGCCAAGCAGAACCGGCTGCAGCAGCTGGTCAAGGTGTTCTCCGACGTGTTCATGCCGATCTTGCCGGCCATCGTCATCGCCGGCCTGCTGATGGGCGCCAACAATCTGTTGGGCGCCAAGGGCATGTTCATCGAAGGCAAGAGCCTGCTGGACGCCTATCCGGGCCTGTCCGGACTGTGGGGGCTGATCAATATGATGGCCAACACGTCCTTTGTCTTCCTGCCGGCGCTGGTGGGCTGGTCGGCGGCCAAGCGCTTCGGCGGCAGCGAGATTCTGGGCATCGTGCTGGGCCTGCTGCTGGTGCATCCGGACCTGCTCAATGCCTGGAATTATGGCAAGGCTGCGGCGGGGCTGGATGGCGCGTCGGTGCCTTACTTCGACCTGTTTGGCCTGCATATCGAAAAAGTGGGCTACCAGGGCCAGATCCTGCCCATCCTGGCCGCCGCCTGGGTGATGTGCCGCGTCGAGCTGTGGCTGAAGCCGCGGGTGCCCAACGCGGTGCAGTTGCTGGTGGTGCCCATTGTCACCATCGCGGTCAGCGGCTTCCTGGCGCTGGCGGTGATTGGCCCCTTGGCCCGCCATCTGGGCATCGCCGTCACTGACGCGCTGGTCTACGTGTTCAACCTGGTGCCGTGGCTGGGCGCGGCCTTGTTCGGCGCGCTGTACGCGCCGCTGGTGCTGACCGGCATGCACCATATGTTTATCGCGGTGGACTTGCAACTGATTGCCAGCCAGGGCGGCACCTTCATCTGGCCGATGATCGCGCTGTCCAATATCGCGCAGGGCAGCGCCGCGCTGGCGATGTTCTGGCTGGCCAGGAACTCCAACGACAAGAACATGGCGTCCACCTCGGCGGTGTCGGCCTTCTTCGGCATCACCGAGCCGGCGATGTTCGGCGTCAATCTGCGCCACAAGCTGCCGTTCTACGCGGCGCTGGCCGGCTCCGCCTGCGCGGCGGTGCTGATCAGCCTGGGCCACGTCAAGGCGTCGGCCATCGGCGTGGGCGGCTTGCCGGCCTTCATTTCCATCATTCCGCAGTACATCCCGTTGTTCCTGGCTGGCATGCTGGTGGCGCTGATCGTGCCCTTCGGCCTGACCTGGCTGCTGGCGCGCCGCCAGTTGGCCGCGGCCGCCAAAGAGGAGGCCGCGCAACATGCCTAA
- a CDS encoding YdcH family protein: MFPEYRELISRLKTEDLHFARLFDRHNELDQQIKNMEDRILSASHEEIETLKKEKLKLKDELYALLKAHAS; this comes from the coding sequence ATGTTTCCCGAATACCGCGAACTGATTTCCCGCCTGAAGACCGAAGACCTCCACTTTGCCCGCCTGTTCGACCGGCACAATGAGCTGGATCAGCAGATCAAGAACATGGAAGACCGCATCCTGTCCGCCTCGCACGAGGAGATTGAGACATTGAAGAAGGAAAAGCTGAAGCTGAAGGACGAGTTGTACGCTTTGCTGAAGGCGCACGCATCCTGA
- the aceB gene encoding malate synthase A — MAVNLPQGVEVLADITPAYAEILTPEALAFVAKLHRRFEPTRRERIAARAARQAELDAGKLPDFLPETAAVRAGGWKIAPLPQDLLDRRVEITGPVERKMMINALNSGAKSFMADFEDSNCPSWDNQIAGQINVRDAYRKTISFQSPEGKQYRLNDTIATLLLRPRGWHLMEKHVKVDGEIVSGSLFDFGLSFFHNIHYLRENGSATYYYLPKMESHLEARLWNDVFAFAQNELNVPQGTIKATVLIETILAAFEMDEILYELREHSAGLNAGRWDYIFSCIKKFKQNRDFCLANRALITMTVPFMRAYALLLLKTCHHRDAPAIGGMAALIPIKNDAAANDKALAGVKADKDRDATDGYDGGWVAHPGLVPIAAAAFGAVLGDAPNQIAKQRPDVQVSAADLLNFQPEAPITEAGLAMNINVGIQYLGSWISGNGCVPIHNLMEDAATAEISRSQIWQWIRSPKGVLDDGRKVTVELFRELQAREVAKLQAEYGARWTRQYEDAAKMFDLLTTSDDFVEFLTLPGYEYIA; from the coding sequence ATGGCAGTCAATCTCCCGCAGGGCGTGGAAGTTCTCGCCGACATCACTCCGGCCTACGCCGAAATCCTCACTCCCGAGGCGCTGGCCTTCGTCGCCAAGCTGCACCGCCGCTTCGAGCCGACACGCCGCGAGCGCATCGCCGCCCGCGCCGCGCGCCAGGCCGAGCTGGACGCCGGCAAGCTGCCGGACTTCCTGCCGGAAACCGCCGCCGTGCGCGCCGGCGGCTGGAAGATCGCGCCGCTGCCGCAGGACCTGCTGGACCGCCGCGTGGAAATCACCGGCCCGGTAGAGCGCAAGATGATGATCAACGCGCTGAATTCCGGCGCCAAGAGCTTCATGGCCGACTTCGAGGACTCCAACTGCCCGAGCTGGGACAACCAGATCGCCGGCCAGATCAATGTCCGCGACGCCTACCGCAAGACCATTTCCTTCCAAAGCCCGGAAGGCAAGCAATACCGGCTGAACGACACCATCGCCACCCTGCTGCTACGCCCGCGCGGCTGGCACCTGATGGAAAAGCACGTCAAGGTGGACGGCGAGATCGTGTCCGGCAGCCTGTTCGACTTCGGCCTGTCCTTCTTCCACAACATCCATTACCTGCGCGAAAACGGCAGCGCCACCTATTACTACCTGCCCAAGATGGAAAGCCATCTGGAAGCGCGCCTGTGGAACGACGTCTTCGCGTTCGCCCAGAACGAGCTGAACGTCCCGCAAGGCACGATCAAGGCCACCGTGCTGATCGAGACCATCCTCGCCGCCTTCGAGATGGACGAAATCCTCTACGAGCTGCGTGAGCACTCCGCCGGCCTCAACGCCGGCCGCTGGGACTACATCTTCAGCTGCATCAAGAAATTCAAGCAGAACCGCGACTTCTGCCTGGCCAACCGCGCGCTGATCACCATGACCGTGCCCTTCATGCGCGCCTACGCGCTGTTGCTGCTGAAAACCTGCCACCACCGCGACGCGCCGGCCATCGGCGGCATGGCGGCGCTGATTCCGATCAAGAACGACGCAGCCGCCAATGACAAGGCGCTGGCCGGCGTCAAGGCGGACAAGGACCGCGACGCCACCGACGGCTACGACGGCGGCTGGGTGGCCCACCCCGGCCTGGTGCCCATCGCCGCCGCGGCTTTCGGCGCCGTGCTGGGCGACGCGCCGAACCAGATCGCCAAGCAGCGCCCGGACGTGCAGGTTTCCGCCGCCGATCTGCTGAACTTCCAGCCGGAAGCGCCGATCACCGAAGCCGGCCTGGCCATGAACATCAACGTCGGCATCCAGTACCTGGGTTCCTGGATTTCCGGCAACGGCTGCGTGCCCATCCACAACCTGATGGAAGACGCCGCCACCGCCGAGATCTCGCGTTCGCAGATCTGGCAGTGGATACGCTCGCCCAAGGGCGTGCTGGACGATGGCCGCAAGGTGACGGTTGAGCTGTTCCGCGAGCTGCAGGCCCGCGAAGTGGCCAAACTGCAAGCCGAATACGGCGCGCGCTGGACCCGGCAATACGAAGACGCGGCCAAGATGTTCGATCTTCTGACTACGTCTGATGACTTCGTCGAATTCCTGACGCTGCCGGGCTACGAATACATCGCCTGA
- a CDS encoding substrate-binding periplasmic protein — protein sequence MRKRMLALLVACWAGCAPAAGLHAYTEDVPPLNYLEGGIVKGFSTELLRQAAREAGFDLTIEVLPWLRAYAKAKETPGGVLYTVVRTPEREAQFQWVGPIGPRRIYMFRLAERGDIHIGAASDLTRYRNGALAGSAAAGQLQALGLLPDRNLDLGQSDAVDLKKLQLKRVDMVAMLDWAMSWQLRQLKLRPSAVTAAWLLDGKQEYWFALNPATPPEQTARLQAALDKIRADGRLQAIRRRYRDD from the coding sequence GTGAGGAAACGCATGCTGGCGCTGTTGGTCGCCTGCTGGGCCGGCTGCGCGCCGGCGGCAGGCCTCCACGCCTATACCGAAGACGTGCCGCCGCTGAATTACCTGGAAGGCGGCATAGTGAAGGGCTTTTCCACCGAACTGCTGCGGCAGGCCGCGCGCGAGGCCGGCTTCGATCTGACGATAGAGGTTCTGCCCTGGCTGCGCGCCTACGCCAAAGCCAAGGAAACGCCCGGCGGAGTGCTCTACACCGTGGTGCGCACTCCTGAGCGGGAGGCCCAATTTCAATGGGTGGGGCCGATCGGCCCCCGCCGCATCTACATGTTCAGGCTGGCCGAACGCGGCGACATCCATATCGGCGCCGCCAGCGACCTCACCCGCTATCGCAACGGCGCGCTGGCGGGCTCCGCCGCCGCCGGGCAGTTGCAGGCGCTGGGCCTGCTGCCCGACCGGAACCTCGATTTGGGCCAGAGCGACGCCGTCGATCTGAAAAAGCTGCAGCTCAAACGAGTGGACATGGTGGCGATGCTGGATTGGGCGATGTCCTGGCAACTGCGCCAGTTGAAACTGCGGCCAAGCGCCGTGACCGCCGCCTGGCTGCTGGACGGCAAACAGGAATACTGGTTCGCGCTGAATCCGGCCACGCCGCCGGAGCAAACCGCCAGATTGCAGGCCGCGCTGGACAAGATACGCGCCGACGGCCGGCTGCAGGCCATCCGCCGCCGCTATCGCGACGACTGA
- a CDS encoding SIMPL domain-containing protein (The SIMPL domain is named for its presence in mouse protein SIMPL (signalling molecule that associates with mouse pelle-like kinase). Bacterial member BP26, from Brucella, was shown to assemble into a channel-like structure, while YggE from E. coli has been associated with resistance to oxidative stress.), with translation MRKNRIKPMLLCCMLAGAAPLASAADGVQLNLSANAQREIANDQISATLYVQQSNNQAATLADRLNKATSNGLAIGRNYKDVQLSSGSYSTWPSYDKNGKITGWQGRSEIQLKSKDFTQAAELIAKLQQTMLLEGVQFGVSDEARRKAEQSMIPEAIANLKHQAEIAARALGKNTVNIQQLDIGQQNHGFRPPVMMMKAAMAGAESNVSQPDLQPGQTQLQLQVSGKVELK, from the coding sequence ATGAGAAAAAACCGAATCAAGCCCATGCTGTTGTGCTGCATGCTGGCTGGAGCCGCGCCGCTGGCCTCCGCCGCCGACGGCGTTCAGCTCAATCTGTCGGCCAACGCCCAGCGCGAAATCGCCAACGACCAGATCAGCGCCACCCTGTATGTGCAACAAAGCAACAACCAGGCCGCCACGCTGGCCGATAGGCTGAACAAGGCCACGTCCAACGGACTGGCCATCGGTCGAAACTACAAGGACGTGCAGCTGTCCAGCGGCAGCTACAGCACCTGGCCCAGCTACGACAAAAACGGCAAGATCACCGGCTGGCAAGGCCGCTCCGAGATCCAGCTCAAGAGCAAGGACTTCACCCAGGCCGCCGAGCTGATCGCCAAACTGCAGCAGACCATGCTGCTGGAAGGCGTGCAGTTCGGCGTGTCCGACGAGGCGCGCCGCAAGGCTGAGCAGAGCATGATTCCGGAAGCCATCGCCAACCTGAAGCACCAGGCCGAAATCGCCGCCCGGGCGCTGGGCAAGAACACGGTCAACATCCAGCAGCTGGATATCGGCCAGCAAAACCACGGCTTCCGTCCGCCGGTGATGATGATGAAGGCGGCCATGGCCGGCGCCGAATCCAACGTCAGCCAGCCGGATCTGCAGCCGGGCCAGACCCAGCTGCAGCTGCAGGTCAGCGGCAAGGTGGAACTGAAGTAA
- a CDS encoding 2OG-Fe dioxygenase family protein produces the protein MSSALAAHPSPLAASLEPLLEPICRRLALQDFCLLPAEQSRPLLQAFPGALADWPAFQDSWNHLQQDKFMADGGRYRKRLHATLSAEPASRQARAEAHRPHYQSKVYNPLNGGVPRHFEPIRNDILLGPSMQAALGLGCAVFGKVSPYTPWHIEAHQFRIEARDCRPGWPTPEGVHRDGVQFLMMMMIRRHNLVNGATELFDLGKQPLASFTLTEPMDISLVNDERVLHGVTPVSQLDPSREGCRDVLLISFRRR, from the coding sequence ATGAGCTCGGCACTTGCCGCCCACCCATCGCCACTCGCCGCCAGCCTGGAGCCGCTGCTGGAACCGATCTGCCGACGCCTGGCATTGCAGGATTTCTGCTTGCTGCCGGCCGAGCAAAGCCGCCCCTTGCTGCAGGCGTTTCCCGGCGCGCTGGCAGACTGGCCGGCGTTCCAAGACAGTTGGAACCATCTGCAACAAGACAAGTTCATGGCCGACGGCGGCCGCTACCGCAAACGGCTGCACGCCACGCTCAGCGCAGAGCCTGCTTCCCGCCAGGCCCGGGCCGAAGCCCATCGCCCCCATTACCAGAGCAAAGTGTACAACCCGCTCAACGGCGGCGTGCCCCGCCATTTCGAGCCGATACGCAACGACATCCTGCTGGGTCCCAGCATGCAGGCGGCGCTGGGCCTGGGCTGCGCCGTATTCGGCAAAGTCTCGCCCTATACCCCTTGGCACATCGAAGCCCATCAATTCCGCATCGAGGCCCGCGACTGCCGGCCGGGCTGGCCCACGCCGGAAGGCGTGCACCGCGACGGCGTGCAGTTCCTGATGATGATGATGATCAGGCGGCACAATCTGGTGAACGGCGCCACCGAGCTGTTCGATCTGGGAAAACAGCCTCTGGCCTCGTTCACGCTGACCGAGCCGATGGACATCTCGCTGGTCAACGACGAACGGGTGCTGCACGGCGTCACGCCGGTCAGCCAGCTCGACCCCTCGCGCGAGGGATGCCGCGACGTGCTGCTGATCAGCTTCCGCCGCCGCTGA
- the treC gene encoding alpha,alpha-phosphotrehalase — MPKDMKQAVVYQIYPKSFSSHRNQATGDLLGVADRLDYLAWLGVDYLWLTPFYRSPQNDNGYDVSDYYNIDPAYGSMEDFELLLAEAKRRGIGVMLDIVVNHTSTEHTWFQQALQGRDNPYRDFYIWRDAPNNWQSKFGGNAWERDEASGQYYLHLFDKTQADLNWDNPALRQAVFEMMRFWRDKGVAGFRLDVINLISKDPAFSEDDSDGRHFYTDGPRVHEYLQQMHREVFDGHELMTVGEMSSTSLAHCIAYSRPERRELSMTFNFHHLKVDYPDGEKWRAGEVDFIALKRILSDWQTGMHAGGGWNALFWCNHDQPRALSRFGDDGRYRTESAKMLATALHGLQGTPYIYQGEEIAMADPGFADIGQLRDVESLNAYRQLLAEGYADAEAMAVIRQRSRDNARTPMQWDDSVNAGFSAAEPWIGAAADAAEINVAAAIGDKHSVLHHYRRLIQLRKQYRVFADGDYRCLTPDHPSLWVYTRRCADEMLLAINHFGGDSLHYQPPADAVPEGWALELLLSNYPPHAQGQLRPWHSLLYRATPPAAT; from the coding sequence ATGCCTAAGGACATGAAACAGGCGGTGGTCTACCAGATCTACCCCAAGAGCTTCAGCAGCCACCGCAACCAAGCCACCGGCGACCTGCTGGGCGTGGCGGACCGGCTGGACTACCTGGCCTGGCTGGGCGTGGATTACCTGTGGCTGACGCCGTTTTACCGCTCGCCGCAAAACGACAACGGCTACGATGTCAGCGATTACTACAACATCGATCCGGCCTACGGCAGCATGGAAGACTTCGAGCTGTTGCTGGCGGAGGCCAAGCGGCGCGGCATCGGCGTGATGCTGGACATCGTGGTCAACCACACCTCCACCGAACACACCTGGTTCCAGCAGGCGTTGCAGGGCAGGGACAACCCCTACCGCGATTTCTACATCTGGCGCGACGCGCCCAACAACTGGCAATCCAAATTCGGCGGCAACGCCTGGGAGAGGGACGAAGCCAGTGGCCAGTATTATCTGCACCTGTTCGACAAGACTCAGGCCGATCTGAACTGGGACAACCCGGCGCTGCGCCAGGCGGTGTTCGAGATGATGCGCTTCTGGCGCGACAAGGGTGTGGCCGGCTTCCGGCTGGACGTGATCAACCTGATTTCCAAGGACCCGGCCTTCTCCGAGGACGATAGCGACGGCCGCCACTTCTACACCGACGGTCCGCGCGTGCATGAATACCTGCAGCAGATGCACCGCGAAGTGTTCGATGGCCATGAGCTGATGACGGTGGGCGAGATGTCGTCCACCTCGCTGGCGCACTGCATCGCCTACAGCCGGCCGGAGAGGCGCGAGCTGAGCATGACCTTCAACTTCCACCATCTGAAGGTGGACTACCCGGACGGCGAGAAGTGGCGGGCGGGCGAGGTGGATTTCATCGCCCTCAAGCGCATCCTGTCCGACTGGCAAACCGGCATGCATGCCGGCGGCGGCTGGAACGCGCTGTTCTGGTGCAACCACGACCAGCCGCGCGCGCTGTCCCGTTTCGGCGACGACGGCCGCTACCGGACGGAGTCCGCCAAGATGCTGGCCACCGCGTTGCACGGCCTGCAGGGCACGCCCTATATCTACCAGGGCGAGGAGATCGCGATGGCCGACCCTGGCTTCGCCGATATCGGCCAGTTGCGCGACGTGGAAAGCCTCAACGCCTATCGCCAGTTGCTGGCGGAGGGCTATGCCGACGCCGAGGCGATGGCGGTGATCCGCCAGCGCTCGCGCGACAACGCCCGCACGCCGATGCAGTGGGACGACAGCGTCAACGCCGGCTTCAGCGCGGCCGAGCCGTGGATAGGTGCGGCGGCGGATGCGGCCGAGATCAATGTGGCAGCCGCCATCGGCGACAAGCATTCCGTGCTGCATCACTACCGCCGCTTGATCCAGCTGCGCAAGCAGTACCGCGTGTTCGCCGACGGCGACTACCGCTGCCTGACGCCGGACCACCCCAGCCTATGGGTCTACACCCGCCGCTGCGCCGATGAAATGTTGCTGGCGATCAACCATTTCGGCGGCGACAGCCTCCATTACCAGCCGCCTGCGGACGCCGTGCCGGAGGGCTGGGCGCTGGAGCTGCTGCTGTCAAACTACCCGCCGCATGCCCAGGGCCAGCTGCGCCCCTGGCATTCGCTGCTGTACCGGGCGACGCCGCCAGCCGCGACCTGA
- a CDS encoding glutathione S-transferase, translated as MKLIASLTSPYARKVRIVLAEKKIDCPLEEDVPWNADTRVAEYNPLGKVPVLELDDGSTLYDSRVIVEYLENSSPVSRLLPQDNRQIILTRRWEALADGIIDAMVAIVLERRRPPEKQMAEVVERQRGKIARGLATLSEDLGEKPWCTSHGYSLADIAVGCCLGYLDFRAPEIDWRKAHPNLDALLQRLNTRQTFQDTEPPAA; from the coding sequence ATGAAACTGATCGCCTCTTTAACCAGCCCCTACGCCCGCAAAGTGCGCATCGTGCTGGCTGAGAAGAAAATCGACTGCCCGCTGGAGGAGGACGTGCCCTGGAACGCGGACACCCGCGTCGCCGAGTACAACCCGCTGGGCAAGGTGCCGGTGCTGGAGCTGGACGACGGCTCCACGCTGTACGACTCCCGCGTGATCGTCGAATATCTGGAAAACAGCTCTCCTGTGTCGCGGCTGCTGCCGCAGGATAACCGCCAGATCATCCTGACCCGCCGCTGGGAGGCGCTGGCCGACGGCATCATCGACGCGATGGTGGCCATCGTGCTGGAACGCCGCCGCCCGCCGGAGAAGCAGATGGCGGAAGTGGTGGAGCGCCAGCGCGGCAAGATCGCGCGCGGCCTGGCCACGCTGTCGGAAGACCTGGGCGAAAAACCATGGTGCACCAGCCATGGCTACAGCTTGGCCGACATCGCCGTCGGCTGCTGCCTGGGCTATCTGGATTTCCGCGCGCCGGAAATCGACTGGCGCAAGGCTCACCCCAATCTGGACGCGCTGCTGCAGCGCCTGAACACCCGCCAAACTTTTCAGGATACCGAGCCTCCTGCCGCCTGA
- a CDS encoding LysR family transcriptional regulator: MSELKQLETFVAVVGLGSLSAAARQLGVVPAMVGRRLDALEERLGVRLLARTTRSVAPTQEGEAFYEDCQRILADLTEAEAAAASGSGRARGHLRLSAPAGFGRRHVAPHVAAFQRLHPEVKVTLDLSDRLVDLQRDRVDCAIRISDLSDSGLVAIRLAENRRVVVASPAYLAARGAPRALEDLQHHQCLSLGESQSRGWSFVVDGKPVNLKVSGALECNDGAVLHDWALQGLGLAWRSLWEVKDDVSAGRLLTVLDDCASPDYPVYAVVPQRRLLPARVRLFIEHLRAAYAAPGYWD, from the coding sequence ATGAGCGAGCTGAAGCAGCTGGAGACCTTTGTCGCGGTGGTGGGGCTGGGCAGCCTGTCGGCCGCGGCGCGGCAGCTGGGCGTGGTACCGGCCATGGTGGGCCGGCGCCTGGACGCGCTGGAGGAACGGCTGGGCGTGCGCCTGTTGGCGCGCACCACCCGCAGCGTGGCGCCGACCCAGGAAGGCGAGGCTTTTTATGAAGATTGCCAGCGGATACTGGCCGATCTGACAGAGGCCGAGGCGGCGGCGGCGTCCGGCAGCGGCAGGGCGCGCGGCCATCTGCGGCTGTCCGCCCCGGCCGGCTTCGGTCGCCGCCACGTGGCGCCGCATGTCGCCGCCTTCCAGCGCCTGCATCCGGAGGTGAAGGTGACGCTGGACCTGTCCGACCGGCTGGTGGACCTGCAGCGCGACCGCGTCGACTGCGCCATCCGCATCTCCGACCTGTCCGATTCCGGCCTGGTGGCCATCAGGCTGGCGGAAAACCGCCGCGTGGTGGTGGCATCCCCCGCTTATCTGGCCGCCCGCGGCGCGCCGCGGGCGCTGGAGGATCTGCAGCATCACCAGTGCCTGTCGCTGGGCGAAAGCCAGAGCCGCGGCTGGAGTTTCGTGGTGGACGGCAAGCCGGTGAACCTGAAAGTGTCCGGCGCGCTGGAGTGCAACGACGGCGCGGTGCTGCACGACTGGGCGCTGCAGGGCTTGGGCCTGGCCTGGCGCTCCTTGTGGGAGGTGAAGGACGACGTGTCCGCAGGCAGGCTGCTCACGGTGCTGGACGATTGCGCGTCGCCGGACTATCCGGTGTACGCGGTGGTGCCGCAGAGGCGCTTGTTGCCGGCGCGGGTGAGGCTGTTCATCGAACACTTGCGCGCCGCCTACGCCGCGCCGGGATATTGGGATTGA